In Lutra lutra chromosome 5, mLutLut1.2, whole genome shotgun sequence, a single genomic region encodes these proteins:
- the RPL26L1 gene encoding 60S ribosomal protein L26-like 1 isoform X1, translating to MAPLTVSMKFNPLVTLDRSKNRKRHFNAPSNVRRKIMSSPLSKELRQKYNVRSMPIRKDDDQTLSSLICISLPNRRLLLAEITSNLFVVRGHYKGQQIGKVVQVYRKKYVIYIEWVQREKANGTTVHVDIHPSKVVITRLKLDKDRKKILERKAKSRQIGKEKGKYKEELIEKMQE from the exons ATGGCCCCTCTG ACGGTCAGCATGAAGTTCAACCCCTTGGTTACCTTGGACCGCAGCAAAAACCGCAAACGTCACTTCAATGCGCCCTCGAACGTGCGCCGGAAGATCATGTCTTCCCCACTCTCCAAGGAGCTGCGGCAGAAGTACAACGTCCGCTCTATGCCCATCCGCAAGGACGACGACCAG ACCCTCTCCAGTCTGATCTGTATCTCACTACCTAATAGAAGGCTGCTTTTGGCTGAGATCACCAGTAACCTATTT gTGGTTCGAGGACACTACAAAGGTCAGCAAATTGGCAAGGTGGTCCAGGTGTACAGAAAGAAGTATGTCATCTACATCGAGTGGGTGCAGCGTGAGAAAGCTAATGGTACAACTGTCCATGTGGACATTCACCCGAGCAAG GTGGTTATCACCAGGCTAAAGCTGGACAAAGATCGGAAAAAAATTCTTGAACGCAAAGCCAAATCTCGACAGATcggaaaagagaaaggcaaatataagGAAGAACTTATTGAGAAAATGCAGGAGTGA
- the RPL26L1 gene encoding 60S ribosomal protein L26-like 1 isoform X3 has translation MAPLTVSMKFNPLVTLDRSKNRKRHFNAPSNVRRKIMSSPLSKELRQKYNVRSMPIRKDDDQVVRGHYKGQQIGKVVQVYRKKYVIYIEWVQREKANGTTVHVDIHPSKVVITRLKLDKDRKKILERKAKSRQIGKEKGKYKEELIEKMQE, from the exons ATGGCCCCTCTG ACGGTCAGCATGAAGTTCAACCCCTTGGTTACCTTGGACCGCAGCAAAAACCGCAAACGTCACTTCAATGCGCCCTCGAACGTGCGCCGGAAGATCATGTCTTCCCCACTCTCCAAGGAGCTGCGGCAGAAGTACAACGTCCGCTCTATGCCCATCCGCAAGGACGACGACCAG gTGGTTCGAGGACACTACAAAGGTCAGCAAATTGGCAAGGTGGTCCAGGTGTACAGAAAGAAGTATGTCATCTACATCGAGTGGGTGCAGCGTGAGAAAGCTAATGGTACAACTGTCCATGTGGACATTCACCCGAGCAAG GTGGTTATCACCAGGCTAAAGCTGGACAAAGATCGGAAAAAAATTCTTGAACGCAAAGCCAAATCTCGACAGATcggaaaagagaaaggcaaatataagGAAGAACTTATTGAGAAAATGCAGGAGTGA
- the RPL26L1 gene encoding 60S ribosomal protein L26-like 1 isoform X2 → MKFNPLVTLDRSKNRKRHFNAPSNVRRKIMSSPLSKELRQKYNVRSMPIRKDDDQTLSSLICISLPNRRLLLAEITSNLFVVRGHYKGQQIGKVVQVYRKKYVIYIEWVQREKANGTTVHVDIHPSKVVITRLKLDKDRKKILERKAKSRQIGKEKGKYKEELIEKMQE, encoded by the exons ATGAAGTTCAACCCCTTGGTTACCTTGGACCGCAGCAAAAACCGCAAACGTCACTTCAATGCGCCCTCGAACGTGCGCCGGAAGATCATGTCTTCCCCACTCTCCAAGGAGCTGCGGCAGAAGTACAACGTCCGCTCTATGCCCATCCGCAAGGACGACGACCAG ACCCTCTCCAGTCTGATCTGTATCTCACTACCTAATAGAAGGCTGCTTTTGGCTGAGATCACCAGTAACCTATTT gTGGTTCGAGGACACTACAAAGGTCAGCAAATTGGCAAGGTGGTCCAGGTGTACAGAAAGAAGTATGTCATCTACATCGAGTGGGTGCAGCGTGAGAAAGCTAATGGTACAACTGTCCATGTGGACATTCACCCGAGCAAG GTGGTTATCACCAGGCTAAAGCTGGACAAAGATCGGAAAAAAATTCTTGAACGCAAAGCCAAATCTCGACAGATcggaaaagagaaaggcaaatataagGAAGAACTTATTGAGAAAATGCAGGAGTGA